One genomic segment of Alicycliphilus denitrificans K601 includes these proteins:
- a CDS encoding branched-chain amino acid ABC transporter permease, with the protein MGFFLETLIGGLMVGTLYALIAIGFVLIFKASGVFNFAQGAMVLFSALAMARFAEWIPGWLGMTPGLVGNLLAIVVTLALMVVVAWVIERFALRHLVNQEPIALLMATLGIAYLLDGLGPMVFGSAVYSINVGMPKDPVFVMDGLIEGGVMISLEDLYAACIAALLVVCLSLFFQKTKTGRALRAVADDHQAAQSIGIPLSRIWVIVWSVAGGVALVVGIIWGSKLGVQYSLSLVALKALPVVILGGLTSLPGAIIGGLIIGVGEKLSEVYIGPMVGGGIETWFAYGLALCFLLVRPQGLFGDKIIDRV; encoded by the coding sequence ATGGGATTTTTCCTCGAAACCCTGATCGGCGGCCTGATGGTGGGCACGCTGTACGCGCTGATCGCCATCGGCTTCGTGCTGATCTTCAAGGCCTCGGGCGTTTTCAACTTCGCCCAGGGCGCGATGGTGCTGTTCTCGGCCCTGGCCATGGCGCGCTTCGCCGAGTGGATTCCCGGCTGGCTGGGCATGACGCCCGGGCTGGTGGGCAACCTGCTGGCCATCGTGGTCACGCTGGCGCTGATGGTGGTGGTGGCCTGGGTGATCGAGCGCTTCGCCCTGCGCCACCTCGTGAACCAGGAGCCCATCGCGCTGCTGATGGCGACCCTGGGCATCGCCTACCTGCTCGACGGCCTGGGGCCCATGGTGTTCGGCAGCGCGGTCTACAGCATCAACGTGGGCATGCCCAAGGACCCGGTGTTCGTCATGGACGGCCTGATCGAGGGCGGCGTCATGATCAGCCTGGAGGACCTGTACGCCGCCTGCATCGCCGCGCTGCTGGTGGTGTGCCTGAGCCTGTTCTTCCAGAAGACCAAGACCGGGCGCGCCCTGCGCGCCGTGGCCGACGACCACCAGGCGGCCCAGTCGATCGGCATCCCGTTGTCGCGCATCTGGGTCATCGTGTGGTCGGTGGCCGGCGGCGTGGCCCTGGTGGTGGGCATCATCTGGGGCTCCAAGCTCGGCGTGCAGTACTCGCTGTCGCTGGTGGCCCTCAAGGCCCTGCCGGTGGTGATCCTGGGCGGGCTCACCTCGCTGCCGGGCGCCATCATCGGCGGCCTGATCATCGGCGTGGGCGAGAAGCTCTCCGAGGTCTACATCGGCCCCATGGTGGGCGGCGGCATAGAGACCTGGTTCGCCTATGGCCTGGCGCTGTGCTTCCTGCTGGTGCGGCCCCAGGGGCTGTTCGGCGACAAAATCATTGATCGCGTGTAA
- a CDS encoding ABC transporter ATP-binding protein codes for MSAASQPTAAPAASATPLVEVNGIEVIYNHVILVLKGVSLKVPHHSIVALLGGNGAGKTTTLRAISNLLKGERGEVTKGGITLEGERIENLSPADLVKRGVVQVMEGRHCFAHLTIEENLLTGAYTRSDRGEIAANLEKVYSYFPRLKTRRTSQAAYTSGGEQQMCAIGRAIMSNPRMVLLDEPSMGLAPQIVDEVFHIVKDLNSKEKVTFLLAEQNTNMALKYSDYGYIMESGRIVMDGPAQELANNEDVKEFYLGMGGGERKSFKDVKSYKRRKRWLA; via the coding sequence ATGAGCGCTGCCTCCCAACCCACCGCCGCCCCCGCCGCCAGCGCCACGCCGCTGGTGGAGGTCAACGGCATCGAAGTCATCTACAACCACGTGATCCTGGTGCTCAAGGGCGTCTCCCTGAAGGTGCCGCACCACAGCATCGTGGCCCTGCTGGGCGGCAACGGCGCCGGCAAGACCACCACGCTGCGTGCCATCTCCAACCTGCTCAAGGGCGAGCGCGGCGAGGTCACCAAGGGCGGCATCACGCTGGAGGGCGAGCGCATCGAGAACCTCTCGCCCGCCGACCTGGTCAAGCGCGGCGTGGTGCAGGTCATGGAGGGCCGGCACTGTTTCGCCCACCTGACGATCGAGGAGAACCTGCTCACCGGCGCCTACACGCGCAGCGACAGGGGCGAGATCGCCGCCAACCTGGAGAAGGTCTACAGCTACTTCCCGCGCCTGAAGACGCGCCGCACCAGCCAGGCGGCCTACACCTCGGGCGGCGAGCAGCAGATGTGCGCCATCGGCCGCGCCATCATGAGCAACCCGCGCATGGTGCTGCTCGACGAGCCCTCCATGGGCCTGGCGCCGCAGATCGTGGACGAGGTGTTCCACATCGTCAAAGACCTCAACAGCAAGGAGAAAGTCACCTTCCTGCTGGCCGAGCAGAACACGAACATGGCGCTCAAGTATTCGGACTACGGCTACATCATGGAAAGCGGGCGTATCGTCATGGACGGCCCGGCCCAGGAGCTGGCCAACAACGAGGACGTGAAAGAGTTCTATCTGGGCATGGGTGGGGGTGAGCGCAAAAGCTTCAAGGACGTCAAGAGCTATAAACGGCGCAAGCGCTGGCTCGCCTGA
- a CDS encoding ABC transporter substrate-binding protein, whose translation MMFKKAAIAAATVAAGMGALLGSPAAQAQEQFQPLLVYRTGQFAPLGIPWADGKQDYLKLVNARGGINGVKIAFEECETAYDTAKGVECYERLKSRPGGTASFDTQSTGITYAVSDKAPGDKATIVTAGYGLSQSADGRVFEWNFPLLGTYWTAADSIIQDILKKEKGSLKGKKIALVYHDSPYGKEPIPLLEKRAAKEGFELLKLPVTAPGVEQKSTWLQVRQQRPDYVLLWSAGVMTPTAVREAQATGYAREKIYGIWWAGSDHDVKDIGAGAKGYNTVTIHNTAEHDKVHDEVKAQLYDKGQGTAKDAKELGAMAHTRGMVISMLQVEAIRTAQEKFGKGKVMTSEQVRWGLENLNLTQERLNELGFGKILKPIKTSCENHMGTDWSRIAQWDGAKWVAVSDWYQADKSLIDPLVKEYGEKYAKEKNLKVRSCS comes from the coding sequence ATGATGTTCAAGAAAGCCGCAATCGCTGCCGCCACGGTGGCCGCAGGCATGGGCGCCCTGCTGGGCTCGCCCGCCGCACAGGCGCAGGAGCAGTTCCAGCCGCTGCTGGTGTACCGCACGGGCCAGTTCGCCCCGCTGGGCATTCCATGGGCCGATGGCAAGCAGGACTACCTCAAGCTGGTCAACGCCAGGGGCGGCATCAACGGCGTGAAGATCGCGTTCGAGGAATGCGAGACCGCCTACGACACGGCCAAGGGCGTGGAATGCTACGAGCGCCTCAAGAGCCGCCCGGGCGGCACCGCCAGCTTCGACACCCAGTCCACGGGCATCACCTACGCCGTGAGCGACAAGGCGCCCGGCGACAAGGCCACCATCGTCACCGCGGGCTACGGGCTGTCGCAGTCGGCCGACGGCCGGGTGTTCGAGTGGAACTTCCCGCTGCTGGGCACGTACTGGACGGCGGCCGACTCCATCATCCAGGACATCCTGAAGAAGGAGAAGGGCAGCCTCAAGGGCAAGAAGATCGCCCTGGTCTACCACGACTCGCCCTACGGCAAGGAGCCCATCCCGCTGCTGGAGAAACGCGCCGCCAAGGAGGGCTTCGAGCTGCTCAAGCTGCCGGTGACGGCGCCCGGCGTGGAGCAGAAGTCCACCTGGCTGCAGGTGCGCCAGCAGCGCCCCGACTACGTGCTGCTGTGGTCGGCCGGCGTGATGACGCCCACCGCCGTGCGCGAGGCCCAGGCCACGGGCTACGCCCGCGAGAAGATCTACGGCATCTGGTGGGCCGGCTCGGACCATGACGTCAAGGACATCGGCGCCGGCGCCAAGGGCTACAACACCGTCACCATCCACAACACCGCCGAGCACGACAAGGTGCACGACGAGGTCAAGGCCCAGCTCTACGACAAGGGCCAGGGCACGGCCAAGGATGCCAAGGAGCTCGGCGCCATGGCCCATACGCGCGGCATGGTGATCTCCATGCTGCAGGTCGAGGCCATCCGCACGGCGCAGGAGAAGTTCGGCAAGGGCAAGGTCATGACCTCCGAGCAGGTGCGCTGGGGCCTGGAGAACCTCAACCTGACGCAGGAACGCCTGAACGAGCTGGGCTTCGGCAAGATCCTCAAGCCGATCAAGACCAGCTGCGAGAACCACATGGGCACCGACTGGTCGCGCATCGCGCAGTGGGACGGCGCCAAGTGGGTGGCGGTCTCTGACTGGTACCAGGCCGACAAGTCCCTGATCGATCCCCTGGTCAAGGAATACGGCGAAAAGTACGCCAAGGAGAAGAACCTCAAGGTGCGCAGCTGCAGCTGA
- a CDS encoding branched-chain amino acid ABC transporter permease, with product MFYRENGQFKTSYSADQQIFAVTQDRIAIGLILAVAFVVVPMVASDYFFQAILIPLLIMSLGALGLNILVGYCGQISLGTAAFMAVGAYAAYNLQARFDGMPLLLALIGGGLIAMVFGVVFGLPSLRIRGLYLAVATLAAQFFVDWITTRADWVTNNSSSGSVSAKALAIAGWQIDTPMEKYLLCLGILCVLGLAAKNLVRSSVGREWMAMRDMDVAAAVIGIRPVYAKLSAFAVSSFIVGIAGALWGFVHLGAWEPAAFSLDRSLQLLFMVIIGGLGSIMGSIFGAAFFILLPLLLNQVPHWLGLPISTATATYLEHMIFGALIVFFLIVEPHGLAKLWSTARQKLRVWPFPH from the coding sequence ATGTTTTACCGTGAGAACGGCCAGTTCAAGACCAGCTACTCGGCCGACCAGCAGATCTTCGCCGTCACCCAGGACCGCATCGCCATCGGGCTGATCCTGGCCGTGGCCTTCGTGGTCGTGCCCATGGTGGCCAGCGACTATTTCTTCCAGGCCATCCTGATCCCGCTGCTGATCATGTCGCTGGGCGCGCTGGGGCTGAACATCCTGGTGGGCTACTGCGGCCAGATCTCGCTGGGCACGGCGGCCTTCATGGCCGTGGGCGCCTATGCCGCCTACAACCTGCAGGCGCGCTTCGACGGCATGCCGCTGCTGCTGGCGCTGATCGGCGGCGGCCTGATCGCCATGGTGTTCGGCGTGGTGTTCGGCCTGCCGTCCTTGCGCATCCGGGGCCTGTACCTGGCCGTGGCCACGCTGGCGGCGCAGTTCTTCGTGGACTGGATCACCACCCGCGCCGACTGGGTGACGAACAACTCCTCCTCGGGCTCGGTCAGCGCCAAGGCCCTGGCCATCGCCGGCTGGCAGATCGACACGCCGATGGAGAAGTACCTGCTGTGCCTGGGCATCCTGTGCGTGCTGGGGCTGGCCGCCAAGAACCTGGTGCGCAGCTCGGTGGGCCGCGAATGGATGGCCATGCGCGACATGGACGTGGCCGCCGCCGTGATCGGCATCCGCCCGGTGTACGCCAAGCTGTCGGCCTTCGCCGTCAGCAGCTTCATCGTCGGCATTGCCGGCGCGCTGTGGGGCTTCGTGCACCTGGGCGCCTGGGAGCCCGCGGCCTTCAGCCTGGACAGGTCGCTGCAGCTGCTGTTCATGGTCATCATCGGCGGCCTGGGCTCCATCATGGGCAGCATCTTCGGCGCGGCGTTCTTCATCCTGCTGCCGCTGCTCCTGAACCAGGTGCCGCACTGGCTGGGGCTACCGATCTCCACGGCCACCGCCACCTACCTGGAGCACATGATCTTCGGCGCGCTGATCGTGTTCTTCCTCATTGTCGAGCCCCACGGCCTGGCCAAGCTATGGTCCACGGCGCGCCAGAAGCTGCGCGTGTGGCCGTTCCCGCATTGA
- a CDS encoding phenylacetate--CoA ligase family protein has product MNKFYDALETRSSAEREADQMAALARQIAHAQQAAPAFAEILAGIDAGSIASRGALAQLPVTRKYELQQRQQAGRAESPFGGFAGMGFGSAMPRVFASPGPIYEPEGARRDYWRMARALYAAGFRAGDLVHNCFSYHFVPAGSMMETAAHALGCTVFAGGTGQTEQQVQAMADLRPAGYVGTPSFLKIILEKAAEMAVELPSVTKALFSAEAFPPSLRDWFAERGVTGFQCYGTADLGLIAYETEAREGLVLDEGVIVEIVRPGTGDPVPEGEVGELVVTTLNPDYPLIRFGTGDLSAVLPGACPTGRTNTRIKGWLGRADQTTKVRGMFVQPGQVAAVVKRFPQVQRARLVVSGEMANDQMVLQVETTETAAGLAQLLAEALREVTKLRGEVQMLPPGSLPNDGKVIEDARSYR; this is encoded by the coding sequence ATGAACAAGTTCTACGACGCCCTGGAAACCCGCTCCTCCGCTGAGCGCGAGGCAGACCAGATGGCCGCGCTGGCCCGGCAGATCGCCCATGCCCAACAGGCCGCGCCGGCCTTCGCCGAGATCCTCGCCGGGATCGATGCCGGCAGCATCGCCAGCCGCGGCGCGCTGGCGCAGCTGCCCGTCACGCGCAAGTACGAGCTGCAGCAGCGCCAGCAGGCGGGGCGCGCCGAATCCCCCTTCGGCGGCTTCGCCGGCATGGGCTTTGGCTCCGCCATGCCGCGCGTGTTCGCCAGCCCCGGCCCCATCTACGAGCCCGAGGGCGCGCGCCGCGACTACTGGCGCATGGCCCGCGCCCTGTACGCCGCGGGCTTTCGGGCCGGCGACCTGGTGCACAACTGCTTTTCCTACCACTTCGTGCCCGCCGGCTCGATGATGGAGACGGCCGCCCACGCCCTGGGCTGCACGGTGTTTGCCGGCGGCACCGGCCAGACCGAGCAGCAGGTGCAAGCCATGGCCGACCTGCGCCCGGCGGGCTACGTGGGTACGCCGAGCTTCCTCAAGATCATCCTGGAGAAGGCCGCCGAGATGGCAGTGGAGCTGCCCAGCGTGACCAAGGCCCTGTTCTCGGCCGAGGCCTTCCCGCCCTCGCTGCGCGACTGGTTCGCCGAGCGCGGCGTGACGGGCTTCCAGTGCTACGGCACGGCCGACCTGGGCCTGATCGCCTACGAGACCGAGGCGCGCGAGGGCCTTGTGCTCGACGAGGGCGTGATCGTCGAGATCGTGCGCCCCGGCACGGGCGACCCCGTGCCCGAAGGCGAGGTGGGCGAGCTGGTCGTGACCACGCTCAACCCCGACTACCCGCTGATCCGCTTCGGCACCGGCGACCTCTCGGCCGTGCTGCCCGGCGCCTGCCCCACGGGCCGCACCAACACGCGCATCAAGGGCTGGCTGGGCCGCGCCGACCAGACCACCAAGGTGCGCGGCATGTTCGTGCAGCCGGGCCAGGTGGCGGCCGTCGTCAAGCGCTTCCCGCAGGTGCAGCGCGCGCGCCTGGTGGTCAGCGGCGAGATGGCCAACGACCAGATGGTGCTGCAGGTCGAGACCACCGAAACCGCCGCCGGCCTGGCGCAACTGCTGGCCGAGGCGCTGCGCGAGGTCACCAAGCTGCGCGGCGAGGTGCAGATGCTGCCACCAGGCAGCCTGCCCAACGACGGCAAGGTCATCGAGGACGCGCGCAGTTACCGCTGA